The following coding sequences lie in one Flavobacterium sp. 20NA77.7 genomic window:
- a CDS encoding YbcC family protein: MKTDVLKFVEDDILHKLAHYLPAQNPLKDFVHHNTLHAFQDKPFFEALQEASELFGYKTFLSLYDFRKLYTEGSIDKNILLSILSKRKGETHATLWLDKLTQQVYDESNHPKIGKLRANWKLKYAINLEKSTHGLLFRILCSYLDQGISMWPFPVHQKGFLASLKELDKNGITSFLETPRAKKFLHEDKSVSELLHILVGNDLYFENYLFDQQFSHPGWSGMVATLEHNPTSLLDQRKITLRELIVFELLLEIDALDKKFGENWAPLATKVDFDAENLFAKATYSEYFDVLALWQEAYEWSFYNQVLYGLKNSPKKSDVTKTPKFQGFFCMDDRECSFRRHIEFLEPKAETFGTAAFFNFEFYYQPVNGKFFTKLCPAPVTPKYLIKELPRKKKKANDLHYHKQSHSLFFGWIISQTLGFTAALKLFLNIFKPSMSPATTSSFKHLNKKSKLIIENEDANETIDGLQVGFTIEEMTNRVEGLLKSIGLVTNFAPIVYVVGHGATSVNNTHFAGYDCGACCGRPSSVNAKVLSFAANHQGVRQLLKERGITIPETTQFVPALHDTTRDEIAFYDEELLNEINAGHHHHYKTIFAKALDRNAQERSRRFDTINSNDSISTIHDKIRNRSVSLFEPRPELNHATNAMCIVGRRIVSEQLFLDRRSFLNSFDYRVDPVGDYLAGILGAVAPVGGGINLEYYFSRVDNHKLGAGSKLPHNVMGLIGVANGIDGDLRPGLPSQMIEVHDPVRLLIIVEHTPEAVNYAITKNPATYEWFCNQWVNLVVLNPNDGELYRFENEKFELYHPIEVPIKTLSDTLPYTQTSSENLAICLIDKTN, translated from the coding sequence ATGAAAACAGATGTATTGAAATTTGTTGAAGACGATATTCTTCACAAATTAGCTCACTATTTGCCTGCGCAAAATCCGCTTAAAGATTTCGTGCATCACAATACGTTGCATGCTTTTCAAGACAAACCTTTTTTTGAAGCGCTACAAGAAGCTTCAGAACTATTTGGTTATAAAACATTTTTATCTCTTTATGACTTCAGAAAACTATACACTGAAGGTTCAATTGATAAGAATATTTTACTTTCCATTTTATCAAAAAGAAAAGGTGAAACACATGCAACACTATGGTTAGATAAACTTACACAACAAGTTTATGACGAATCAAATCATCCAAAAATTGGAAAATTACGTGCCAACTGGAAATTAAAATATGCCATTAACTTAGAGAAATCTACACATGGTTTATTATTTAGAATCCTTTGTAGCTACTTAGACCAAGGGATTTCTATGTGGCCCTTCCCTGTGCATCAAAAAGGATTTTTAGCTTCCTTAAAAGAATTAGACAAAAATGGAATTACAAGTTTTTTAGAAACACCTAGAGCTAAAAAATTTCTCCATGAAGATAAAAGCGTTTCAGAATTACTACATATCCTTGTAGGAAATGACTTGTATTTTGAAAATTATCTATTTGATCAGCAATTTTCACATCCAGGTTGGAGCGGAATGGTGGCTACTTTAGAACATAATCCTACCTCCTTATTAGATCAAAGAAAAATAACACTTCGTGAATTAATTGTCTTTGAATTACTATTAGAAATAGATGCATTGGATAAAAAGTTTGGTGAAAATTGGGCGCCATTAGCTACAAAAGTTGATTTTGACGCTGAAAATTTATTCGCCAAAGCAACCTATTCTGAATATTTCGATGTGCTAGCACTATGGCAAGAAGCCTATGAATGGAGTTTTTACAATCAAGTGCTTTATGGTCTTAAAAATTCCCCTAAAAAATCTGACGTAACAAAAACGCCAAAATTTCAAGGATTCTTTTGTATGGACGATAGAGAATGTTCTTTTAGAAGACACATTGAATTTTTAGAACCAAAAGCAGAAACTTTTGGTACAGCTGCATTTTTTAATTTTGAATTTTACTACCAACCCGTAAATGGTAAGTTTTTTACGAAATTATGCCCTGCACCTGTTACGCCAAAATATTTAATTAAAGAATTGCCAAGAAAAAAGAAAAAAGCAAATGATTTGCATTATCATAAGCAATCACACTCTTTATTTTTTGGCTGGATAATTAGTCAAACCTTAGGATTTACAGCCGCTTTAAAACTATTTTTAAATATTTTTAAACCAAGTATGTCTCCGGCAACTACTTCTTCATTTAAACATCTCAATAAAAAATCTAAATTGATTATTGAAAATGAAGATGCAAATGAAACAATTGATGGACTTCAAGTGGGATTTACTATTGAAGAAATGACTAATCGGGTTGAAGGCTTATTAAAAAGCATAGGCTTGGTAACTAATTTTGCGCCTATTGTTTATGTAGTTGGGCATGGCGCTACAAGTGTTAACAATACGCATTTTGCAGGATATGATTGTGGAGCTTGTTGTGGAAGACCAAGTTCGGTAAACGCAAAAGTATTAAGTTTTGCTGCAAATCATCAAGGCGTAAGACAGCTTTTAAAAGAAAGAGGTATTACCATTCCGGAAACCACACAATTTGTTCCTGCATTACATGATACCACAAGGGACGAAATTGCCTTTTATGATGAAGAATTGTTAAATGAAATTAATGCAGGACATCATCATCATTATAAAACAATTTTCGCAAAAGCTTTAGATAGAAACGCGCAAGAAAGATCTAGACGATTTGACACGATTAATTCAAATGATTCTATCAGTACTATTCATGATAAGATTAGAAATCGTTCTGTATCGCTATTTGAACCTAGACCCGAATTAAATCACGCCACAAATGCGATGTGTATTGTAGGAAGAAGAATTGTTTCCGAACAATTATTTTTAGATCGTAGATCTTTCCTTAATTCTTTTGATTATCGAGTAGATCCTGTTGGCGATTATTTGGCTGGTATTTTAGGCGCAGTAGCACCCGTAGGTGGCGGAATTAATTTAGAATATTATTTCTCTAGAGTTGACAACCACAAACTTGGCGCTGGTTCAAAATTACCACACAATGTTATGGGGCTTATAGGCGTTGCAAATGGAATTGATGGTGACTTACGTCCTGGACTTCCTAGTCAAATGATAGAAGTACATGACCCTGTGCGTTTATTAATTATTGTAGAGCATACACCTGAAGCCGTCAACTATGCTATTACAAAAAACCCTGCTACATATGAATGGTTTTGTAACCAATGGGTAAATTTAGTAGTCTTAAATCCTAATGACGGAGAATTATATCGTTTTGAAAATGAAAAATTTGAGCTATACCACCCTATTGAAGTGCCTATAAAAACACTATCAGATACATTACCTTACACACAAACAAGTAGTGAAAATTTAGCTATATGTTTAATTGATAAAACGAACTAA
- a CDS encoding RHS repeat-associated core domain-containing protein gives MFEQHSYTEDYNNPYKFNGKELDEETGFYYYGARYYDPKISVWLSVDPLVEETMDSYGYCYHNPINLVDPDGMKPKPFPKMNLGSTYYYKWRYNNFIYRNPNYIKQHPEFLKNNYYLNYGHKYINRFTNETNKQLSKQGKQWLVNARRNLQVAIEDKLKADPTIELRNGGNDFKEFAFKSHVGAYWNAGLYKLNTVDLVAIVLTPNFKDLTSEDGMKQATEMMGKLTDYWLDNPKEGLKRGAELLANQDKIKAMVTAKAIREGIDPDKAMPILDKIIEKIPTIKTD, from the coding sequence ATGTTTGAGCAGCACAGCTATACAGAAGATTACAATAACCCATATAAGTTTAATGGCAAAGAATTAGACGAGGAAACCGGTTTTTACTATTATGGAGCGAGGTATTATGACCCTAAAATTAGTGTTTGGTTAAGTGTGGATCCGTTAGTCGAAGAAACTATGGATTCTTACGGGTATTGTTATCATAACCCAATTAATTTAGTTGATCCTGATGGAATGAAACCTAAACCATTTCCTAAAATGAATTTAGGCTCAACTTATTACTATAAATGGAGATATAATAATTTTATTTATCGAAATCCTAATTATATTAAGCAACATCCGGAATTTCTTAAAAACAATTATTATTTAAATTATGGTCATAAATATATAAATCGTTTTACAAATGAAACAAATAAACAGTTATCTAAACAAGGTAAGCAATGGCTAGTAAATGCTCGTAGAAATCTACAAGTAGCTATTGAGGATAAGTTAAAAGCTGATCCTACAATTGAGTTGAGAAACGGAGGAAACGATTTTAAAGAATTTGCTTTTAAATCACACGTAGGTGCCTATTGGAATGCTGGTTTGTATAAATTAAATACTGTTGATTTAGTCGCCATTGTACTTACACCCAATTTTAAAGACCTTACCAGTGAGGATGGTATGAAACAGGCAACTGAGATGATGGGTAAGTTAACCGATTATTGGTTAGACAATCCAAAGGAAGGGTTAAAAAGAGGGGCTGAATTATTGGCTAATCAAGATAAAATAAAGGCTATGGTTACAGCAAAAGCTATAAGAGAAGGTATAGACCCTGATAAGGCAATGCCAATACTTGATAAAATAATAGAAAAAATCCCAACCATAAAAACAGACTAA
- a CDS encoding WD40/YVTN/BNR-like repeat-containing protein, with amino-acid sequence MKKLIVLNSLFLLLFGCKDEANMIKCKGIPDVNQAFSYMYFKTENEGYLFGTYTEYEELSEKELENPNNIPKSTDEATIYKTTDGGKNWKKIDSILNYKYFDIATVFNNDVYILRSDEREDFKFNITQFNILNYKVKNLNEINPISSLWNDNEKVFYTNNWNTINLYSLDNKQRVDSAKIKDYVLFGLSLKSMSYAIFSDKERTYFGDINKTNQEIKLPIKPKNLAKQDKNTILIAGNTMNDDNEISLVSYDVNTKQSRAIKKFKNYSIVENLQSNDKAIIGFIGNIKGAFTEYDLLYSLDKGKTWQIKKLDEPNYVRPSCLINNIVYIYSGGARMQKIVLL; translated from the coding sequence ATGAAAAAGCTTATTGTTTTAAACAGCTTGTTTTTACTCTTGTTTGGTTGTAAAGACGAAGCGAATATGATAAAATGTAAAGGAATACCCGATGTAAATCAAGCGTTTTCTTATATGTATTTCAAAACAGAAAATGAAGGATATTTGTTTGGTACTTATACAGAATATGAAGAATTATCGGAAAAGGAATTAGAAAATCCAAATAATATTCCCAAATCAACAGACGAGGCAACCATTTACAAAACCACCGATGGTGGAAAAAATTGGAAAAAAATAGACTCAATTTTAAACTATAAATATTTTGACATAGCAACTGTGTTTAATAATGATGTTTATATTTTAAGAAGTGACGAAAGAGAAGATTTTAAATTCAACATAACACAATTCAATATCTTAAATTATAAAGTTAAAAATTTAAATGAAATAAATCCTATATCATCATTATGGAATGATAATGAGAAAGTTTTTTATACAAATAATTGGAATACTATAAATTTATATTCTTTGGATAACAAACAAAGAGTTGATAGTGCTAAAATTAAAGATTATGTCTTGTTTGGTTTAAGTTTAAAAAGCATGTCTTATGCTATTTTTAGTGATAAAGAGAGAACATATTTTGGAGACATTAATAAAACAAATCAGGAAATCAAACTACCCATTAAGCCTAAGAATCTTGCGAAACAGGATAAGAATACTATTTTAATTGCGGGCAACACAATGAATGATGATAATGAAATTTCTTTGGTTAGCTATGATGTAAATACAAAACAATCGAGAGCAATTAAAAAATTTAAAAACTACTCTATTGTAGAAAACTTACAATCTAATGATAAAGCAATAATAGGATTTATTGGAAATATTAAGGGAGCATTTACAGAATATGATTTACTCTATAGTTTAGACAAAGGAAAAACTTGGCAAATCAAAAAACTAGATGAACCTAATTATGTTCGTCCGAGTTGTCTAATTAATAATATTGTATACATCTATAGCGGTGGTGCAAGAATGCAAAAAATAGTATTATTATAG
- a CDS encoding PorP/SprF family type IX secretion system membrane protein: MMNLKYILLLILTLLSVESKAQDPIFTQYFLVPETINPGFTGFLETTSAGIIHRTQWPDLNLKVDTDYAYFSTWAENANSGIGVNFLNHRESFTGYDFLQANFNYAYRVELGYDWFFRPGIEIGYGSKSFGFQNVILRDQINITNETIAPQSIDPLRLNNRIHFIDISTGLLFYNDNLWFGTAIKHLNKPNISMAQEGNIPLDMFFNVNAGYEFELADYLDTTLFPYETRMMVTANFMKQAEYNRLDIGSSLIFNNFIIGATTALNPMKKTPTGHFLTSINIFSGLQYENFKIGFSYDMNTTKIGKTGGVFELGLVYQFDVEARKCFGCPNYSVN, encoded by the coding sequence ATGATGAACTTAAAATATATACTTCTTTTAATATTAACGCTTTTGAGTGTTGAAAGTAAAGCTCAAGACCCTATTTTTACTCAATATTTCTTAGTCCCCGAAACTATTAATCCTGGATTTACAGGTTTTCTTGAAACCACAAGTGCAGGAATTATTCATCGTACTCAATGGCCCGATTTGAATCTTAAAGTAGATACCGATTATGCTTATTTTAGTACTTGGGCAGAAAATGCAAATAGTGGCATAGGTGTCAATTTTTTAAACCATAGAGAATCTTTTACAGGTTATGATTTTTTACAGGCCAACTTTAATTATGCCTACCGAGTAGAATTAGGCTATGATTGGTTTTTTAGACCTGGAATTGAAATAGGCTATGGCAGTAAAAGTTTTGGTTTCCAAAATGTAATTCTAAGAGACCAAATCAACATTACAAATGAAACTATTGCGCCACAAAGTATAGATCCTTTGCGTTTAAACAATCGCATTCACTTTATTGATATTTCTACAGGTTTATTGTTTTACAATGACAATCTATGGTTTGGAACGGCTATAAAACACCTCAACAAACCGAATATTTCTATGGCTCAAGAAGGAAATATTCCTTTAGACATGTTTTTTAATGTAAATGCTGGATATGAATTTGAACTAGCCGATTACTTAGATACCACTTTGTTCCCTTATGAAACCAGAATGATGGTAACGGCTAATTTTATGAAACAAGCAGAATACAACCGACTAGACATAGGGAGTAGTTTAATTTTTAATAATTTTATCATAGGTGCTACAACAGCTCTTAATCCTATGAAAAAAACACCAACGGGGCATTTTTTGACTTCAATAAACATATTTAGTGGTTTGCAATATGAAAACTTTAAAATTGGGTTCTCTTATGACATGAATACTACAAAAATAGGAAAAACAGGAGGTGTTTTTGAACTTGGACTTGTTTACCAATTTGATGTAGAAGCCAGAAAATGCTTTGGTTGTCCAAATTATTCCGTGAATTAA